Genomic DNA from Alosa alosa isolate M-15738 ecotype Scorff River chromosome 6, AALO_Geno_1.1, whole genome shotgun sequence:
GCAGAACACCACAAGCTCTGGGTCCATTAATGATGTAATCGCACGTGTGGTCACTGAATTTTCCCTGTTAGTATCTTGACGTTGTCAGTGACGTTAGTTTCAGTTCATTTTGCTGGGGGACAGCAGCTAAGTCATTCTCTCATCCATGCTAATGGTAAttcccctttttttttctcactcttacacattctcactttgctctttctttctctctccttttctctctctcactttgctttctctctctctctctctctctctctctctctctctctctctctgacactgacaaacacacaaaaacaaatatgcacgcaccctcttcctctccctctccctctgtctctctctctctctctctctcacactcacactcacacacacacacacacacacacaaacacacgtatgcgcacacacccactctctccatcacacacacacacacccctggccCTGTCCAGAGTgtgcagaagcagcagcagctgcagcaccaGCAGTTCCAGCGTCAGATGGAGCAGAAGCTGGAGCTCCTGCAGCGGCAGCAGCTGCTCTTCCAGCCGCCGGACGCCCTTCCGCCCGACGCCGACGACTTCATGCTGCGCGCCGCCGAGTGCTCGGACCACAGCAGCCCCGTCGGCACGCCGCGCGCCTCCAACCACTCCAACCTCTCCCTGTCCGAGCTGGGCAGCTCCGCCAACGAGCACGACGAgatgggtgagtgagagaggggcgGCCCAGTGACCTGAACCGATGGGCACTGGTGGATGCTGTAGTTTAGTGGGGTTCGCTTGTTGTCTGTGATGCAGTAGGGTATGATGGGAGATTTTCGAGTAAGGTATTGCCATTGGTGACGCAATGTAAAGTTgacattttcattttgtttgcttgtttggttTCCAGAAGATGAGTCAGTTATTGTCGGAGTTGGCAATATCACGTTCAACCCCAAAAACGTGCTGGGCCATGGAGCAGAGGGCACCATTGTGTACAGGTGAGGAGTTTAGAGTGCTGTTGGACAGGTGTTCAATCGCCTGCCCTGGGCCCATTGTGTACAGGTGAGGAGTCTAGTGGTGTTGCACAGGTGTTTAatgtggcagccgtggcctactggttagcgcttcggacttgtgaccggagggatgctggttcgaaccccgaccagtagaaagcggctgaagtgcccttgagcaaggcacctaacccctcactgctccccgagtgccgctgttgttgcaggcagctcactgcgccgggattagtgtgtgcttcacctcactgtgtgttcactgtgtgctgagtgtgtttcactaattcacggattgggataaatgcagagaccaaatttcccttaagggatcaaaagagtatatatacttatatacttatacttatacttaatcgCCTGCCCTGGGCCCATTGTGTACAGGTGAGGAGTCTAGAGTGGTGTTGCACAGGTGTTTAATCGCCTGCCCTGGGCCCATTGTGTAGGTGAGGAGTCTAGAGTGGTGTTGGACAGGTGTTTAATCGCCTGCCCTGGGCCCATTGTGTAGGTGAGGAGTCTAGAGTGGTGTTGGACAGGTGTTCAGGTGCCCTGGGCCCTTGGACTGGTGCAGTATATCAGTGTGGTGGCAGTCAGATATGATGGTGGCCTGTTCCTTTCCAGATTTTACACACAGGTGTAATCAGTGTGTTGGCCATGGCCGTGCTGCACATGCCTTTTGCCAGTTTAACTATTTCATGCTCAGTACTCCGCCCTCAAAGAGTAGACCATGTTAGTCTGAATGTTAGGCACTAAAACTTTCTGGAAGGAGCTAATCTCCGGTTCAAGCTCAACTCTTAAGATGCAATCGGGTCTGAGAGAGTTCCTGAGCTCCTCTCGGCTCTTCCACAGGGGTCAGTTTGATAACCGCTCGGTGGCAGTGAAGCGGATCCTTCCGGAGTGCTTCAGCTTCGCCGACCGGGAGGTGCAGCTCCTGCGGGAGTCGGACGAGCACCCCAACGTCATCCGCTACTTCTGCACCGAGCGCGACCGCCAGTTCCAGTACATTGCCATCGAGCTGTGTGCGGCCACACTGCAGGAGGTAGGGCAAGCTCCTTCACCTGCTCAATTGTTTAAATCCATTGGATATCGATTTACAGTGACGATCCCTGCTGTCTTTATTTGCTCTCATGTTGTATGTATGGATCAGAGTCTATTAGAGTTTGGGAGCTGGACAGAGGTTATTTGATTATTGTTTATGGTGATGTCGGTATGGAGTAATTCACTGTTTATGGTGATGTCGGTATGGATTAAttcactgtgtgtttctgttctgACAGTATGTGGAGCGTCCTGATTTTGACCGCCACGGTCTGGAGCCTGTCTCTCTGCTGCAGCAGGCCATGTCCGGCCTGGCTCACCTCCACTCACTCAACATAGGTAAGCTCTTACGGAAGTCCAGAGTGACGTCCTGGGGCCTAGGTACTCAATCTAGGCACCTTCATGGCAAGATTTCCATGAACATCCCCTTTAGCCTTCATGTGTCTACTCGATAGTAATTCTGATACAGTGTGATTAGTAACCGTTTGAACCAATCATCCTGAGCTTGGCAGAGCTGTTAATGCTATGTATGTTTGCTATTTCCATTAGCGATGGGGCCCCAGTTTCAATGACAGTTAGTCTAtcatgtgaaatgcatggacCAAATTAACATAGATCAATGCAACATAGCAAATTATACACTGTATACATTGATCAGATATGTATACAGTGTAAAaatagctatatatatatatatatatattcaaatcAAGGTCCATGTCACTTTGTGAGAATATAATAGACAAAACAGGGTCCTCATACAGTGGAATGTTAACTGTGACCCTTTAAGGAAATCCATAGAACTAAAACTAAAGAAtctttgtcctcctcctctgctgtaGTGCACCGGGACCTGAAGCCCCACAACATCCTGGTGTCCATGCCAAACGCCCACGGGCGCGTGCGTGCCATGATCTCGGACTTTGGCCTGTGCAAGAAGCTGGCGGCGGGCCGCCACAGCTTTAGCCGGCGCTCCGGCGTGCCAGGCACCGAGGGCTGGATCGCTCCCGAGGTCCTGAGCGAAGACTGCAAGCACAACCCGGTAGGTAGCAGGATGGTAGGATTGGCATGTAGACGGAGAAGGAGAGATATATGAATAGtttaatacatacatacaatacaagATTTTTACTTTGAAAATCAGTCAGTTAATAACTGATTAGTATTTATATGGTTCTCTTTTCATATGTTGTCCAGATATATTACTGTATGTAGCTTTTTTTTATAGTATAATTATGATGCAAATGTGTGTCTCTTGTATTCATTGTAATACCAGACCGTGTAGTGCAGATCTTTaacgtgtgcctctcctctTCGTGCTGGTCTCCCGTCCTCAGACATGCACAGTGGACATCTTCTCGGCCGGCTGTGTCTTCTACTACGTGGTGTCCTCAGGCAGCCACCCGTTTGGGAAGTCCCTGCAGCGGCAGGCCAACATCCTGCAGGGCACCTACAGCCTGGAGCAGCTGCAGCCGGACAGACACGGTGAGGCCCGGTGCTCAGTCCCTCCAGGCCCTGCTCACAGAGCCCTGGCTTGGCCGTCTCACCCACCATGCCCGGAGTTCAAGCACCAAAAATAGATCTATTGATTACCTCTAATGAGGAAAAATAGCTTTAAAATGTCTGAATCAATTCAGGCACAGAAATTCCCCCTGCTTCAAGCCCTATGGAGCTCCATCTCAGAGCCTATTAAAAATACTTCCCTTCGTGATGAGCGATTATTGGCACAATCAAACAGGCGTTATTTTCTTCTCACACACTTTATCATGTTTTAGCACTTCTGCTGTCTACTTCCTGTTTGCCTACTTTACTTCCTTTAAACGCTCTAACACCCATGACCTGATTCCAACTTTGGTCCAGTTTTTTTAATCCCTCCTGCCCATCCTGGCTGATGCTTTAACACATTATTAGGTCACTTACAGTAATCTGCTTTGCCCTGGTGAAGGGGGGCTAAagttattacagtttttcacagttgctaaaacactaaactcCAATCTCTGAACCAAATTCTCAGTTATTTTTGCTTTGTTTGGTTTTTTAGATGCAAAATGCATTTACTGTATTGTAAACAATGAACATTACTCCTGGAGCTATATGAGCTGCGCTGAACActgtgttttcctttttttgatgTAGTGTCTAATGACTGCTCAGTAGTGTTCTCATTTTACTGCTTTGTGAGATTATCTGAAGACAGTGTTTGGTTTTGAGCATAGGTACTGTTTTGAGGCAATTGTAAGGTTTGCAGAGGTTGTCAGTTTTTGTAGATGTAGTTTGAGATTTGggatttgtgtttacagttttgagaaaaagggttgaaggtttcaaaaaatgtgttttagcaattttgaaaaactgtaaaaaaggGGGAGCTGAGTATATGGCtatactgagtgtgtgtgtgtgtgtgtgtgcgtggtccCCCCAGAGGACATTGTGGCCCGAGAGCTGATCCAGCAGATGCTGAGCATGGAGCCGGAGCAGCGGCCATCGGCGGAGCGCGTGCTCAAGCACCCCTTCTTCTGGAGCCTGGAGAAGCAGCTGCAGTTCTTCCAGGTCTGAACAgcagtgcccacacacacacacacacacacacacacacacacacaccttcacacctAGCCTTGCTACACTCCTAATACGACACCCTCCTCTTAAATACCATAATTATTATACAGACCTGCTCACACACCTTGCACCCTGCCCTTCAGACCCAACCTTTGGCCTGGTTCACTATCCAATTCATGTCTTTTAATTAGAGGGGATGCATTAAGtacttattatttttctttttacctttttgtgcgcgctattcagcccaaaccgcttaacgtacaaatttggttcaaacaccgttccgtagatcttccaaggctttaccgtcctatccgtttttcatttttgagaagtttatactttttgagatatttgtaatttgtagtgtattttccccccatagacttggatgggggctgtgatgtcataatagagccagctgcgctcgttaagtagttctcagagcagttcccaggctaatcagaacactggcacaggtgtcacctgtgaggaaTTCAACCGTCTCAGcctctaagcatacaatctagctctacctgaactacacatcctgttaaagtgttttctgtgtgtcaaaataaaagtcccatccatatctcatgcattcagcattatatctccagaacggcttgacgtacatgcttcaaatttggtacgagtgtttttatgtttttaaccAGCAGACTGCATCCTCTCatgtaattcctcggaattgcatttctagtgtTATTTATAGATTCATGTTATGTTCATGTTATGTTATTTTCCCAAAGCTttcctttgtgttttttttttatcagtagCACCTCATTCATTGTATGTTACTCTTATTGTGATGCATGTGACAATACTACGTACCTGCAGCTGCTCACTGTCTGTGTAACCTCATGATCTCACAGGATGTGAGTGACAGGATCGAGAAAGAGCCGCTGGACGGACCAATCGTACGACAgctggagagaggggggcgggCCGTGGTGAAGggagactggagagagcacattACAGTGCCTTTGCAAACAGGTCAGAGACTGGTCTCCAATAGGCACCAGTAGGCACGCCTGCTTTTTCATTGAGGAGGACAATTAGCCTACATACAAGAGAGCTTATCTGCtggccaaacaaacaaaaaaagaaaaccataAAGATAAAATTTTATATGTTGTAAGTTATCTAAGGGAAATCTTTTACATATATTTGTCATTGGGAGATTTAACAGGATTGTCAAAAAAAGTAATGATTTTGAAGTGATTTGGTTAAAGATGGTgttttattaatgtgtgtgtgtgtgtgtgtatatacacatatataattcttttttttttttccagatctCCGTAAGTTCCGCTCATATAAAGGTGGATCTGTAAGGGATCTCATGCGTGCGATGAGGAATAAGGCAAGTATTCAGCTGAATTACACTATGACATTGAgttgttaaagcaacacaatgtggTTTCTGTACCATAAAATAACTGCTTCAAACTTATTTTGAAGCCACACTGACCTCCAATAAGGGCAGTGGTGTCTCTGACAATGCTGATGCGAACCTGCACTAAATATGCGCATTGCATTATGCAACATTGTTGCCGCGGGTGGGGGCTTGCCCTTTTGGACTGTTTTAGACAAATTTGGTACCCCCTTGGTGTTAAACGGCTACTCggcacacaaaacagacaaaaggGGGAATTGATTCATCATGTTGCTTTAAGTTGGTGAAGATGCCTCTAATGTGTTTCCCTTTGGACTCTGCAGAAGCACCATTACAGGGAGCTGCCCCCAGAGGTGCAGGAGACACTGGGCTCCGTCCCCGACGAGTTTGTGGCCTACTTCACGTCCCGCTTCCCGTCCCTGCTGACGCACACCTACCAGGCCATGCGTCTGTGCGCCCAGGAGCGGCCCTTCCTGCCCTACTACCACCACACCGAGCTGCCCGCACCCCCACGGACtacaccccccgccccccccacaCTGCCGCCCCCGGCGGGCCCCTGTGCGGACACTGCCCCCCAGTGCTCGGAGCCGCAGCAAGCAGACCGACCGCAGCCCAGTGCTGCAGTGCTGCAGGCCACAGTCGAGTCCACTGGCTCAGAGCATAGTGTGACGGCTGCATTGTCCACTGGACCTGTGGCTGCTCCAGCAGAACCGCTCACGGAGCAGCAGAGCGCCCCAGAGCCACCCAGTGCACCTGCAGACCCGACACCGCTTGGCGGGCCAGAGTGATGTTGGTCTGGGCATAGGGTGAAGGGTCGTTGCCTTGGCAGTGGACACATTCCAGGGGGCTGGCCTGCACTCtctgctctctcgctctgtttCTGGTGTGGACCAGGCCTGCAGTGCCTGGGCCTTGCCTGTAGGTggagcagtagcagcagcagcagcagcagtagctcCCAAATCCCCCTTTTACTCATACCCACTGAAGTGCCTTGACTTGGAACCCATAAGAGAGTCTGAGGAGTCAAGAGTTCCTGGCGAGAGCCGCAGGAGTGGCCTTGAGTGTGGTGGAGTTGTGTGATCCACAGAGACGTTCTAAAGAGCCTGTTCTCTTTTGgagtgcacacatacagtgcatgtAGTGGAGCATTacatttgattcttttttttcagaCACTTGACATTgacagaattttttttatttctcttatCCTTGTGCAATGTTGTTTATATTAGTTAAATGAGTTTTCACtgtcaaatgtttatttttgcatAAATACCAGTGGCTTGATTATGATCATTTTAAGCAGTGAGCAATGAGTGCcttatgaaacacacacatgtacgcacacacacacacacacacacacacacacacaggacagactTAAAATGATTATTGCATTGTTGTGCGTATGTGGTCCGGCTTCAGTGTGGACATGTCTTAATGGGTGAATGGCCTGGTGTCCTTTTCCTGCTGAGTTATCACTGTCCTGAGAAAGTGACCatgcctgtctgtctgatgACGGATGATGGGACACTTTCAGCTGTACAAGTGCACATCTTCACGTCTCACTTCTCTTTGGGTTTTACCTGTACTTTTGTACTTTTGTATTCTTCTTTTTCATCTGATCAGCTTATGCCCAAGAGCATTATGGAAAGTTATCCGATGAGATAAGTCTTGTTGTTTTATCACTACATTTTCAAGTCCTATTTTTCATGAACTTACCAGTACAACCTGATTTTTTGCTCTAAAGCCCAAATTGGTGCACAAGTAAGAACTCTTCCCCTATTTATTTGGAGCATTttagtaatgttttttttccaatctCAGGAAACGGAGATGGACATTTAGAATAATCCGTCCTCTTGATGTTGCTGTTAACATGCCTAATTTAAGTGAAGCCCCCGACTCCTTTGAGTTGTGTTAATGGGGActctaaaaaaaaatgcatttttattttgtaatgtGGGCCTGTGCCTAATGATGGTTATAAATGCACAGTGTCAGTTCAATTTTATGATGTGGTGTTTAGCAGGCTTTGTTTGTATTGTGGATGCCTGAGTAACGTGCATCTTGTGTCtgtgatttattttattttttaatcagtcCATGAGTATGCAACGTCTCGTTTCTAATGCAACAGGTTTTCCAGTCGTCTTTGAAGCCAGGCCACTTATCTGTCGAATTCAAGCTGCTATGTGAAATGCCAAATAAATAAGAGTACAAACGACTGCTGTGTGATAACTTTTGTAAGCTTACCACCACACTTTTGCCCTCCCCAAGCATGAAGGAAACAATGGGCAGATTCACCTCTCTAAGTTTCGATTTCCACAAAACATTATTCGAGCCACTTAATGCCCTCCCACTGAGCATAGAGCAGCAAATCGGAAGCATCCCGAGTTTGATCGACCTCGGTTTCACTCGGATGACAATGGCATATTTTACGAGATTATATTTCTGTTTGCGGGCGATATCCTAGACTACATATAATGGTGAGTAGGCTAAATCGAAAATCAGATGCGTGGTAATTTGTCGTTTGTTGGCCTTGTATTGGCATTCGTAATACAATTGGGCACATTGTTCTATTTTGTTCTTACAACAGTTACGACAGCGAACAATCAAAAACACTTTCGTTAGCTAAAACGTAAGCGTTAAGGTTGTATAGGCTAGTTGCAATCCATCGTGAAAGATTGCGTTTTCGGCTACAATTAACGTCCGCACTTGGCTGCCCCAGGCCATTTTAGGCTTGGCGTCATTCCTGGCACAGCCTAGGTTGACTTCTGGTGTAAGCATTTGCGGTACAGACAAagagtacagtagcctactcttACTTAAACGAactaaaattaaaaagaaaacacacaatcgATCAGATTGTTTAGAATAATAGCTGGTAATGAATTACAATATCTTCTTGCGCCTCTGAAAAACGTAAGGCATTATTAATACATTCAATATTTCCTGTCCACCAGATAGCGccattgtagcctactgcacgTCGAAGTGCCGTGAAattgcgccatctagtggcgaTGAAATGCATCAGCTATAAGGCATGAAGTACCAGAGCCGTGTACGGCTCTGTGAAGTTCCGTGCCATTGCGCTATCTGGTGGACATGGAATATGTAGcctattatatttattatagaaGATCGGACCTCGACAAATCTTGTAATTTATAGCCTACCACAGAGTTTTTGAGTCACATTATTGTAAATTTCATacgatgatgcatcattccacaaaatggtttgtcttctctattAGAAAGTTATTctaaatatagcctatagcattaactcaaaacagctggcttatgtcattttgatctgtaaaaaatgtcacatgcagccatgattgactttacatttacattacattacatttaaaggagaaagcgatttttcacatagatctttcTTTTTTGAGGTCACAGAGTACTCTCTATGGAGAAAAAAACCTAAAACGACAAgttcaagttgctgcagccagcaggtAAAGTAGCCAGGctgctacagcactacactctgggagcatgaacattgGGGCTCACGAACGGAGATCTACATGAAAAATCGCTGGATTCCTCCTATAAGTGCAATATAGGGGAAAGGAATTTTGAAGTTTTAAATGACCAGCTTGATGGAGGAGTTCAAATGTGTTAAGGTCAGTGTGGAGTCTGGAGATGGGTCTGTCACAGTCTTGCCTGTCTAGAATCCAGTTATCAAGAACACTGTCCCATCAGTGAACATAGGGAAAAAGTGGAATCCATGAGAAGCAGTCAAATATGCTCGAGGCACACTGCATAGGGACATTGGTGGGCAAGCACGTCGTAGAAGAGGAAGGTTTGGTATTGATCCACAAAAGATTTCATTCGAGTAAtttgttaacatttattttaactaatgacatagaaaattaattgcatccacatattctCATGGACTGCAgtggagtattagggccacacataaAGAAAAAGATTTTgccgagattaaactcgacatgtcaattttaaagttgactcgacattaaactcgaaaaaaaactatttttgcaattttcacttcctcccacAATTCATTGCAACAAACATTTATAGAACCGCAACTTCCATCACAATCAggaaatcaggcattttaggcCGCAACAATCTCAAAGAAGGAAATCCTGGTGGGACTGGGAATATGTTGTGTCATGCTGTGAAATAAACTTGGTTGTTGATTGCCCAGTTTGGGAAATCCACTTTAGCACAAGGAATTTAACACCTTATCTTTGAAAAGTCTGAACATGTATTAGGTTTCAGTTGGTATTATTGGTGGTTATTCTGTGATAGCATAATTGCTGAAGGGAACCTTAAAAGGCAtgataaaaagaaaaatggaggTATACCTGTGCAAGGCTACTTGGTTTGCACTACTTTGATCACAATTTGCAATACTGTAACTACAATTCAGTGTAGACATTTTTTCTTTCACAGGTACCTAAACCTGATTAAACAACACCTACTGAAAATAGTCCTCCAATTTGAATGATGGGTAAGTGTAAAGAGCATGCTTTGAAATATAATACTTCTCCATTCATCtcaaataaattaattgatatgttgttattgtttgcaGCAGAATTTGACAACGTTCCTGTTGAAAAATGGACAGAGGCTTTGGTAAGCTCCTGGCTGAGGTCCATCGGCGTAAAAGAACAATATGTGACCAAACTCAATGAAGAGGAGGTAGATGGGCGGATTCTTCTGGAATTGACAGAGGACTATTTGAAAAGAGAAACTAGAATGAAATCTGGACCAGCTCTGTTGATCATCAAGAAGAGGAATGAACTTGTTGAATCTCTTCAAAAAGCACATAAAGTCCCCCAAAATCAAGACAGTTTTAAAAGCGAAGGTGATGATGCAAACAATCATCCAGACACCAAGGACAAGATTTCAAAGGCCAAGGAAACCTCTTCAAACATTGAGACACAGACCTTGCCTGGGTTAACCTCAAAGAAAGACTGTAAGCCTAGACCCTTATGCAAAGATGGTATTGATTTTACTTATGTTAAGAACAATGTCTTAAAACCTGAATCTGGAATTATCGATCTTATCTCTCCCTGTCATGAGTACAAGTCATTTGCTGTTGCAGTAAGTTTAGACCGCACAAGACTACAGGCTAAATTTGCCAAAGAGGTCATCAAATTTGGCACTGGTTGCATGAACATACGATCAAATGGCACCATACATTTCGGTGTAATGGACAGTAGAGATGATGCTGGCTATGTGCATGGGGAGATCATTGGTGTGCCTGTGCTAGAAAAAGACATCTATGTCGATGCTCTTGATCATATTGAGAGATCCTTTTCAAGTGTTGACAGAGAGGATGTGAGACAGTGCATACGGCCACCTCAGTTTATTGAGGTGATTGATATGAACAGCTCAGAGAAGAGGTATGTGGTGGAAGTTGACATTGTACCAGCAATAAGCATTGTGAGGAACAGAGTGTACTCGGTTCGCCTTCCTAATTTTAAAGAGAAATCCAACAAGGTTGAGTTTGAGAAGGAAACCATCTATTGCAGGGTAGGCTCAAAAACAGAACCGGTTAATGATCAAAATGAGTTTTACCAAAGGGTGCGTGACAGGGATTCCCGAAGAGAGGAGGCTGAGCAGTCATGTTTTGAAAGCAGCCCAGACTTCAGCCAAGACCTTGGAAGAAAGCTCACAATGCTTGTAACCAGTGGCAAGAAATTCATTGAGAAGGAAAAATGGTACATTCTCATCACAAACAAACTCAAAAAGGAAGATCTGAACAGCATTGACTTTCTGTTGAATATGAAGCTTTTCTGTGTTTTCGACTTTGATGCAGACTCCAAGGTGTCAGGATTGTGCAGTGAGTACTCAAAACACCATGCTGCAAACTTGCATTTCATGCAAAACTACAAAATTCCCAACACAATGAGCATCAGTGAATTTGAGAGTCATCTTCACTTGTTTGAACAAACCAGTTGGATATTTTGCAACGGACGCAATGACTTCAAAGGAAATGAACCTCAGTGTGATGAAATGACatggatcaaaaccaaaatgaCTCTCCTCCGAGAATGTGTGTCAGTGATTTGTAAACAGATATTGCCAAAAGGCACCTTCCTGGTAATATTCCTGCTCACATCCCCTGTTGAAAAGCCTTTACTTCACACTTTCTATGAGTTCTTTACTGACATGGAGGGTCACGAAGACATCATATGTATCTCAGAATCAGAAGACAACTTCCAAAAGTGGCAGAGCTTTGCAGAGGGGTCTTGTGGTGTGGAAACCGTAAACCGCTCAAGCGTTGTTGGAATGAAAATGAGTCATGTTAATGCAACCCTACAGCGCATCCAGCCCGTGACCTCACGCTCCATAAAACACTTGCCAATCTATGTGAAAGGAGAGTGCAACCTTGAGACTCGTGAAGAGGAAAGGATGTATTCCCTTGAGATCCTAAGTGTCAACCATTGTGATGAAACTAACCCTGACTTTGTTGAAGATCAGAAAGAAATAATTGAAAGGCAGTTTTATCATGGAGGGAATGTTAGTTGGTTGAACTTTTGGCTTGCAGACAAAAAGTTTGTTGGGGAGGTCATTCAGAGGGATGCTTATCAAGAAATTTCAGACCTTATCAATGACAACCTCAGAAGAAATGTTGACCTGCCTGTCAGTTGCCTGAATATATATCATCATCCTGGCAGTGGTGGTAGCACAGTGGCCAGGCAAGTTCTTTGGAACAGTCGAAAAATGTTACGATGTGCTGTGGCGAAATCATCATACTCTGCAGCCATGGTGTCAGAGCACGCATTTCATCTTCGAGAATATGAGGAAAAGGACACCCAAAAATGCCTCCCAGTTCTCTTGCTTTTGGAAGACTGTGACAAAGAATACCTGGACGATTTAAAGAATGAATTAGAGGTAGCAGTCAACACCAAGAAAATACCACGTGGAACACTGTGTTTCATCTTGTTGAGCTGCAGGAGGTCACACAACCCAGAGCGAATGTGTAGAGAGTCACCCTTAGAGAATGTTGCAGTTACTCACAAGCTCTCAGATAAGGAAAAGAGACTTTTTGCAGGAAAACGAAAGACACTTGAGCAACAGTACCAGCCAGAGTTTATcttgacctttgttttgatgaGTGAAGAATTCGATCATCAGATGGTTGCTGATTATGTTCAACAGTTTGTCACTCATTTGCTTCAGGGGATTGACCATGCGTCAATGGTCACTCGGCTTATTCGCTATGTGGCACTGCTGAATACCTACG
This window encodes:
- the LOC125296301 gene encoding serine/threonine-protein kinase/endoribonuclease IRE1-like, which gives rise to MWGVCSRALVWCIFTLISCIVPQTGFCEATLSLPESLLFVSTLDGNLHAVNKRSGSIQWTLKEDPVLQVPTHVAEPAFLPDPNDGSLYSLSGKNNEGLTKLPFTIPELVQASPCRSTDGLLYTGKKQDVWYVVDLLTGEKQQTLTSSFAEMLCPSSSLLFLGRTEYTITMYDTKSRELRWNATYSDYASTLPDDDTLYKMAHFVSNSDGLVVTVDSESGDVQWVQNYESPVVAVYMWQREGLRKLPHTNMAKDTLRYLTFMSGEVGRITRWAYPFPEEKKPKDKLMATLYVGRYSTSLYASPSLVHDGVTVMPRGSTFPMLEGPNSQQRRVDKGQGCVITPSTDINPGTALEERRHINFMWNHPLIIGHHEMPPDAHSSLLERFPENVPRPPHNVIPPTTDKTHEEKVNDSGMEQTSGPPPVTDIQDKPGRVVRPEAPVDSMLKDMATIIFSTFLLAGWVAFVIIYPKSVQKQQQLQHQQFQRQMEQKLELLQRQQLLFQPPDALPPDADDFMLRAAECSDHSSPVGTPRASNHSNLSLSELGSSANEHDEMEDESVIVGVGNITFNPKNVLGHGAEGTIVYRGQFDNRSVAVKRILPECFSFADREVQLLRESDEHPNVIRYFCTERDRQFQYIAIELCAATLQEYVERPDFDRHGLEPVSLLQQAMSGLAHLHSLNIVHRDLKPHNILVSMPNAHGRVRAMISDFGLCKKLAAGRHSFSRRSGVPGTEGWIAPEVLSEDCKHNPTCTVDIFSAGCVFYYVVSSGSHPFGKSLQRQANILQGTYSLEQLQPDRHEDIVARELIQQMLSMEPEQRPSAERVLKHPFFWSLEKQLQFFQDVSDRIEKEPLDGPIVRQLERGGRAVVKGDWREHITVPLQTDLRKFRSYKGGSVRDLMRAMRNKKHHYRELPPEVQETLGSVPDEFVAYFTSRFPSLLTHTYQAMRLCAQERPFLPYYHHTELPAPPRTTPPAPPTLPPPAGPCADTAPQCSEPQQADRPQPSAAVLQATVESTGSEHSVTAALSTGPVAAPAEPLTEQQSAPEPPSAPADPTPLGGPE